AGTTGCCGTACGACGGCCGCCGCGCGGGCCTCGGCTTCGGCGTCGTGGCCATCGGTGTGGACGACGATCCGCCGGGCAAGGAACGCCATGCCCTCGGCCGAGACGCACATGCCCATGGGGGTCACGGCGTAGATCACGGTACGGCCGGCGTCCGGGCCGACCATCGCGGCCATGACCGAGGCGGCGGCGGGCAGCGCCCACAAGCCGAGTCGGACGAGGCGGGGTGAGGACTGTCCCAGCATGGTCAGGCCGAGCAGGACCAGGCCGAGCACGGCGGTGGCGCCCTCGCCGGCGGCGACCGCACCGAGCGCGGTGCCGGTGCCGTAGGCGTGGCCGATATTGCTGAACGTGCCGTAGGCGCCGATGCCGCCGACGGCGGCCATGATGACGAATGCGACCCCGAGAACGATGCGCTGCGGGGTGGTCAGTTCCTTGCGATTCATTACGCGGCACCGCCCGACAGGCGCGTGCCGGCCGCACGGTTGACCAGCGCGACCCGCGCGGCGAGAGCCCGGCGGCGGGCGCGACGGATGCGGCGGGCGTCCAGCTCGGTCGGGGTGCGGTCCAGGGTGACGATGTGCGCGTCCAGCAGGTCGACGTCCGCCAGGATGACGGGCATCTCGCGCTCGATCGCGTCCAGCTCCGCGTCCGTCGGCTCCATGAAGTCGGCGAACGCGGTAACAGCGTCCTGAACTGTGACGATGTGCTCCATTGG
Above is a genomic segment from Streptomyces collinus Tu 365 containing:
- a CDS encoding DUF6284 family protein codes for the protein MEHIVTVQDAVTAFADFMEPTDAELDAIEREMPVILADVDLLDAHIVTLDRTPTELDARRIRRARRRALAARVALVNRAAGTRLSGGAA